The Eleginops maclovinus isolate JMC-PN-2008 ecotype Puerto Natales chromosome 3, JC_Emac_rtc_rv5, whole genome shotgun sequence genome includes a region encoding these proteins:
- the cdca3 gene encoding cell division cycle-associated protein 3, producing the protein MGSGESKMVVCAPIKPEPVIKNSRVSDLMDPRSPSTAVDRTPIQVAVSKTECPLAFTDPRSPTINISRTPVREVMRATVGSFARRLGLLLHNESEGKVPEVPPKCFTDAVEEEESFKGEEELASTVPLLSPQPSDTYGSLAEHANLLATPVEPPLQSVGDRSPFVLLQNPQVEVELETETDLSLEEAEEARETPLHKRLSMSLITYREGETSSQIFAEVHCEGVSSPASSVEVEALDGSVERTDALPTITVEPETPVERSFPADSEVFQANVSEEAETKAPVEESSSSQPPAPEPPTVPSPTPPTVPTSGIRCPSFDSKSPSQVVFKPQWLGKGFGETGIRARRVQSGKGGSSPLAVRVTMKNVNNENKRLSGKLKKKGTEGRSPLQVLKGTNSPREQRTQTKLKVSTPDKPRLGQMDRRALAVSLDKENR; encoded by the exons ATGGGATCCGGAGAGAGCAAGATGGTTGTTTGTGCACCAATAAAACCAGAACCAGTGATCAAAAACAGCCGAGTCAGTGATCTGATGGATCCACGCTCTCCTTCAACAGCTGTCGATCGTACCCCCATCCAG GTTGCTGTGTCCAAAACAGAGTGTCCACTGGCATTCACAGACCCTCGCTCACCGACTATCAACATTAGCCGCACCCCTGTCAGAGAAGTCATGAGAG CCACAGTTGGGTCCTTTGCCCGCCGTCTGGGCTTGCTTTTGCACAACGAGTCCGAGGGCAAAGTTCCCGAAGTCCCTCCGAAATGCTTCACTGACGccgtggaggaggaagagagttTTAAGGGTGAAGAAGAGCTGGCCTCCACCGTGCCTCTCCTGTCACCTCAGCCCTCTGACACCTACGGCTCTCTGGCTGAACACGCTAACCTCCTGGCCACCCCCGTGGAGCCCCCTCTCCAGAGTGTGGGTGACCGGAGCCCCTTTGTGCTCCTGCAGAACCCCCAGGTGGAGGTAGAACTGGAAACGGAGACGGACCTTAGCCTGGAGGAGGCTGAAGAAGCGAGAGAGACTCCTCTCCACAAGAGGCTGAGCATGAGCTTGATCACCTACCGTGAGGGGGAAACATCCTCCCAGATCTTTGCTGAGGTGCACTGTGAAGGGGTTTCTTCTCCGGCGTCTAGTGTGGAAGTGGAGGCACTCGATGGCAGCGTTGAACGTACCGACGCCCTCCCTACGATCACTGTTGAACCAGAGACCCCCGTCGAGCGCTCCTTCCCCGCTGATTCAGAGGTTTTCCAGGCTAATGTGTCGGAGGAAGCAGAAACCAAAGCTCCAGTTGAAGAGTCGTCTTCCTCACAGCCTCCTGCACCAGAGCCCCCAACCGTCCCCAGCCCAACGCCCCCAACCGTCCCCACCTCCGGCATCCGCTGCCCCAGCTTCGACTCAAAGAGCCCAAGTCAGGTGGTGTTTAAGCCGCAGTGGTTAGGAAAAGGATTTGGCGAAACCGGGATAAGAGCTAGGAGAGTTCAGAGTGGAAAGGGAGGCTCCTCTCCCCTCGCGGTCCGGGTCACCATGAAGAACGTTAACAACGAGAACAAGAGGCTGTCCGGGAAACTGAAGAAGAAAG GTACTGAAGGCCGCTCCCCGCTGCAGGTGCTCAAGGGAACGAACTCTCCAAGGGAACAACGAACTCAG ACGAAGCTGAAGGTGTCCACTCCTGATAAGCCGAGGCTGGGACAGATGGACCGCAGAGCGCTGGCCGTGTCTCTGGATAAGGAGAACCGATGA
- the gnb3a gene encoding guanine nucleotide-binding protein G(I)/G(S)/G(T) subunit beta-3a, translating to MGEMEELRKEMENLKDQITAARKTFQDTTLQEAASGVTVVGRVQLKTRKTLRGHLAKIYAMHWGTDSTLCVSASQDGKLIVWDSITTNKVNAIPLKSSWVMTCAYAPSGNLVACGGLDNMCSIYNLKGKDGNVKVMRELAAHTGYLSCCRFLSDTEIITSSGDCTCVLWDIETGTEKMVFAGHQGDCMSLGVSPDFKFFISGACDFTAKLWDIREAQCRQTFSGHESDINAIGFFPNGNAVITGSDDATCKLYDLRADQELITYQDSSIMCGVTSLAASKSGRLLLAGHDDFNVNIWDMLKSERVGVLAGHDNRVSCIGVSSDGMACCTGSWDSFLKIWN from the exons ATGGGTGAAATGGAGGAATTGCGAAAGGAGATGGAAAATCTCAAAGACCAGATCACC GCAGCTCGTAAGACGTTTCAGGACACCACCCTGCAGGAAGCGGCGTCCGGGGTCACGGTGGTGGGGCGGGTCCAGCTGAAGACCCGGAAAACTCTGAGGGGTCACCTCGCCAAGATCTACGCTATGCACTGGGGCACTGACTCCAc GCTGTGTGTCAGTGCCTCACAAGATGGAAAGCTCATCGTGTGGGACAGCATCACAACCAACAAG GTGAACGCCATCCCTCTGAAGTCGTCGTGGGTGATGACCTGTGCGTACGCGCCCTCGGGGAACCTGGTGGCGTGCGGCGGTCTGGACAACATGTGCTCCATCTACAACCTGAAGGGCAAAGACGGGAACGTCAAGGTCATGAGGGAGCTGGCGGCGCACACAG GTTACCTGTCCTGCTGCCGCTTCCTCAGCGACACTGAGATCATCACCAGCTCTGGAGATTGCACCTG CGTACTATGGGACATCGAGACGGGTACCGAGAAGATGGTGTTTGCGGGACATCAGGGCGACTGCATGTCTCTGGGCGTGTCTCCAGACTTCAAGTTCTTCATCTCAGGAGCGTGCGACTTCACGGCCAAGCTGTGGGACATCAGAGAGGCTCAGTGCAGACAGACCTTCAGTGGCCATGAGAGCGACATCAACGCCATCGGG ttctTCCCCAATGGTAACGCAGTGATCACAGGCTCTGACGACGCCACCTGCAAGCTGTACGACCTGCGGGCCGACCAGGAGCTCATCACCTACCAGGACTCCAGCATCATGTGTGGCGTCACCTCCCTCGCCGCCTCCAAGTCCGGACGCCTCCTCCTGGCCGGACACGACGACTTCAACGTCAACATCTGGGACATGCTGAAATCGGAGAGAGTCG GAGTGCTGGCGGGTCACGACAACAGGGTGAGCTGTATCGGGGTCTCCTCAGACGGGATGGCGTGTTGCACAGGATCCTGGGACAGCTTCCTGAAGATATGGAACTGA
- the p3h3 gene encoding prolyl 3-hydroxylase 3, whose product MALLQSDHLTVYVAFHFVLITLLSFTSATPGRGSANVLSLLQPYDFLYYTGVRSYFGEEWVKAAALLEKAILTKESLSRVRRQCHEDCGEAGREAFNRLDSEKGSLQDLWTLDWVQQRAECLRFCVGRSVSPAAQQPVSTDIEYEFGSRNPYNFLQVIYYKLEKLQKAASAAHTYFVANPSHLEMRNNIEKYRRMEGVTEEAFQDRELENEKHWVLYDSAVQYEASSDWLKATEKWKDCVNETLRQTDECRLQCEMASQRLPEDRGVDSSKSAYEKAADLSLSLLSCRQSCVTQVATRPGRISSQEDFLPTQLENLHIAQFKAGDVSGAVQTLRSLLLFYPSDQDFLDNLQLYSETLGGDTESQGTEPAQEIVRYINRALDEKKLLYFGMENLDFSFIDPDLWTPEDVVPESLRDNWRAVKEKINVKIGEGEKKEEVDDSGFYAGGPVPQVGVTITMDDTVLNGTNRVVLDGVMTEKECERILQLATSAASIGDGYRGRRSPHTPHETFEGLTVLRAVKLAQDDMVNQTDARLLYELGERAKVLLHSYFRSPSTLYTSFTHLVCRSAIAGDQEGRLDLSHPVHVDNCLLEPETNQCWREPPAFIHRDLSALLYLNDNFDGGDLFFTNRDAKTVTARVKPSCGRLVGFSSGPVNPHGVSAVTSGRRCALALWFTREKLYRDMEREEAEAMWAAGGQSGVKKDKEEAEGGAPPARNARSQASQERSRGRGRVTGARDEL is encoded by the exons ATGGCGCTGCTGCAGTCTGATCATCTCACTGTATACGTGGCgtttcattttgtattaataacatTACTTAGTTTCACCTCAGCAACCCCAGGTAGAGGCAGCGCTAATGTGTTGTCCCTGCTGCAGCCGTATGACTTCTTGTACTACACCGGGGTTCGGTCGTATTTCGGTGAGGAGTGGGTGAAGGCTGCGGCGCTGCTGGAGAAAGCCATCCTGACCAAGGAGTCCCTGTCCCGGGTCCGCAGGCAATGTCATGAGGACTGTGGGGAAGCAGGGAGAGAGGCATTCAATAGACTGG ACTCTGAGAAGGGGAGTCTGCAGGATCTCTGGACCTTGGATTGGGTTCAGCAGAGAGCTGAATGTCTGCGGTTCTGTGTCGGACGCTCGGTCTCACCTGCAGCTCAACAACCCGTATCCACCGACATAGAGTATGAATTCGGATCTCGCAACCCTTACAACTTCCTGCAGGTCATTTACTACAAG CTGGAAAAGTTGCAGAAGGCGGCGTCTGCAGCTCATACCTACTTTGTGGCCAATCCCAGTCACTTGGAGATGAGGAACAACATAGAGAAGTACAGAAGGATGGAGGGAGTGACAGAGGAGGCCTTCCAGGACAGAGAGCTGGAGAATGAGAAACACTGG GTCCTGTATGATTCTGCAGTTCAGTACGAGGCCTCCTCTGACTGGCTTAAAGCTACAGAGAAATGGAAAGATTGTGTGAATGAAACGCTGCGGCAGACAGACGAGTGCAGGCTGCAGTGTGAGATGGCCTCCCAACGGCTGCCAGAGGACCGGGGAGTGGACAGTAGTAAGAGCGCATATGAGAAGGCtgcag atctttccctctctctgctctcatgcCGGCAGTCCTGTGTGACTCAGGTAGCAACGAGACCCGGGAGGATTTCATCTCAGGAGGACTTCCTGCCCACACAGCTGGAGAATCTGCACATCGCACAGTTTAAAG CTGGTGATGTCAGTGGAGCCGTGCAGACGCTGcgctctctgctcctcttctaCCCCTCGGACCAGGACTTCTTAGACAACCTGCAGCTCTACTCTGAGACACTAGGAGGAGACACAGAGTCACAGGGCACTGAGCCTGCTCag GAGATTGTCAGATATATTAACCGTGCTTTAGATGAGAAGAAGCTTCTGTATTTCGGCATGGAGAACCTTGACTTCAGTTTCATAGACCCA GATCTTTGGACTCCGGAAGATGTGGTGCCTGAATCACTGAGGGATAATTGGAG agccgtaaaagagaaaataaatgtgaaaattggagagggagagaagaaggaggaagtgGATGACAGTGGATTTTATGCGG gtGGTCCGGTTCCTCAGGTGGGTGTGACCATCACCATGGACGACACGGTTTTAAACGGGACGAATCGTGTAGTTCTGGACGGCGTCATGACTGAGAAGGAGTGTGAAAGGATACTGCAGCTAGCAACA TCTGCGGCATCTATCGGAGATGGTTACCGGGGGCGGCGATCTCCGCACACGCCTCATGAGACGTTCGAGGGCCTGACCGTCCTCAGGGCTGTGAAG TTGGCTCAGGATGATATGGTGAACCAAACAGACGCCCGGCTGTTATACGAGCTGGGGGAGAGAGCGAAGGTCCTGCTGCACTCGTACTTCAGGAGCCCCTCTACTCTCTACACATCTTTCACTCACCTGGTCTGCCGCAGTGCTATCGCAG GTGATCAAGAGGGCAGGCTGGACCTGTCTCATCCGGTCCATGTCGATAACTGTCTCCTTGAGCCGGAGACCAATCAGTGCTGGAGAGAACCGCCAGCATTCATACACAGAGACCTCAG TGCCCTTCTCTACCTGAATGACAACTTCGATGGAGGGGACTTGTTTTTCACTAACAGGGATGCAAAGACAGTAACA GCTCGAGTGAAGCCCAGCTGTGGGCGACTGGTGGGCTTCTCCTCGGGTCCCGTAAATCCTCACGGTGTTTCTGCAGTGACCAGTGGCCGGCGGTGTGCGCTGGCGCTCTGGTTCACGAGAGAGAAGCTGTACAGAGACATG GAGCGAGAGGAGGCCGAGGCCATGTGGGCTGCTGGTGGACAGAGCGGGGTGAAAAAGGACAAGGAGGAGGCGGAGGGCGGCGCCCCCCCCGCCAGGAACGCTCGCAGCCAGGCATCGCAGGAGAGGAGCCGAGGGAGAGGCAGGGTGACGGGGGCGAGAGACGAGCTGTGA